Proteins encoded together in one Gadus chalcogrammus isolate NIFS_2021 chromosome 18, NIFS_Gcha_1.0, whole genome shotgun sequence window:
- the LOC130371152 gene encoding alpha-N-acetylgalactosaminide alpha-2,6-sialyltransferase 2-like, with protein MAPRLRILFGLLAAGSLPLFYLMSVSLEVWTPWHMDLLGRAWYAASPSPPSSIPGDRLGPLRLNNSLFGQDPGASSVDPSSVAPDPSSPGPAPSTTAAAGQPPARGARVTTSRPAPIEPTPRVPARGPRVTTSRPAPIEPTPRVLTFEEAYIGDTYSKEDIPPQTTCPDSIARKWSSSGFNGSFLGTVPVLQWAKDVTLHQHQRLKQFHGAYGWFSMDYDSLKASLSVLNLTANHQMFDDWERRRNGSQCIRCAVVGNGGILKDSGKGPEIDGHDYVFRTNGAILDGFQKDVGTRTTHYTFSTNTMRNSMGSYRSAGFRGPPVSKETRYLFLPTSYRDYLMVKAVSTHTPVERGQDKSKTPPKYFGEDATAEKLKMLHPDFVRYLRNRFFTAQTLKKRYREIFRPSTGSVMLLAALHTCDQVSAYGFMTPDYSKYSDHYFDKTYHKVIFYANHEFRLELALWQQLHKAGLMRLFMRPPTTGSPRPATHGPQSNGTG; from the exons ATGGCGCCCCGGCTGCGCATCTTGTTCGGCCTCCTGGCGGCCGGCAGCCTGCCCCTCTTCTACCTGATGAGTGTGAGCCTGGAGGTGTGGACCCCCTGGCACATGGACCTCCTGGGGCGGGCCTGGTACgcagccagcccctcccccccaagcaG CATTCCAGGAGATCGCCTGGGGCCCCTTCGGCTCAACAACAGTCTCTTTGGCCAGGACCCCGGGGCCTCCAGTGTTGACCCGAGCAGTGTGGCCCCAGACCCGTCCAGTCCGGGACCAGCGCCATCCACCACTGCTGCCGCCGGCCAGCCGCCGGCCAGGGGAGCGAGGGTAACCACGTCTAGACCAGCCCCCATTGAGCCCACTCCCAGGGTGCCGGCCAGGGGACCGAGGGTAACCACGTCTAGACCAGCCCCCATTGAGCCCACTCCCAGGGTGCTGACCTTCGAGGAGGCCTACATTGGAGATACGTACAGCAAAGAAGACATCCCACCACAGAca ACCTGCCCAGATTCCATCGCCAGGAAGTGGTCGTCATCCGGCTTTAATGGAAGTTTCCTGGGGACCGTTCCGGTTCTCCAGTGGGCCAAGGACGTCACGCTGCACCAGCACCAGCGCCTGAAGCAGTTTCACGGAGCCTACGGATGGTTCTCGATGGATTATGACT cgctGAAGGCCTCGCTCTCCGTACTCAACCTCACGGCCAACCACCAGATGTTTGACGACTGGGAGCGCCGACGGAACGGCTCGCAGTGCATCCGCTGCGCCGTGGTCGGCAACGGGGGCATCTTGAAGGACTCCGGCAAGGGGCCCGAGATCGACGGCCACGACTACGTGTTCAG GACGAACGGGGCTATCCTTGATGGTTTCCAGAAGGATGTGGGCACCCGCACCACCCACTACACCTTCTCCACCAACACTATGAGGAACTCCATGGGGAGCTACCGTAGCGCGGGCTTCAGGGGGCCACCGGTGTCCAAG GAGACGCGTTATCTCTTCCTTCCTACCAGTTACCGGGACTACCTGATGGTGAAAgctgtctccacacacacaccggtggaGCGAGGCCAAGATAAATCCAAAAC TCCACCAAAGTACTTCGGAGAGGACGCGACGGCGGAGAAGCTGAAGATGCTTCACCCAGACTTTGTCCGCTACCTCAGGAACAG GTTCTTTACAGCCCAAACACTGAAGAAGAGATACAGGGAAATCTTCCGTCCGTCTACGGGATCTGTGATGCTTCTGGCTGCTCTGCACACCTGTGACCAG GTCAGCGCCTATGGCTTCATGACGCCCGACTATAGCAAGTACTCGGACCACTACTTTGACAAAACCTACCACAAGGTGATATTCTACGCCAACCACGAGTTCCGCTTGGAGCTGGCGCTGTGGCAGCAGCTGCACAAGGCTGGCCTCATGCGGCTGTTCATGAGACCGCCGACCACGGGGAGCCCCCGACCAGCTACACACGGCCCCCAGAGTAACGGGACGGGGTAA